The Rhodococcus triatomae genome includes a window with the following:
- the rpsK gene encoding 30S ribosomal protein S11 — protein sequence MPPKSRSTGPKKTQKSRRRDKKNVPHGAAHIKSTFNNTIVSITDPAGNVISWASSGHVGFKGSRKSTPFAAQLAAENAARKAQEHGVKKVDVFVKGPGSGRETAIRSLQAAGLEVGTISDVTPQPHNGCRPPKRRRV from the coding sequence ATGCCTCCCAAGTCACGTAGCACCGGTCCGAAGAAGACCCAGAAGTCGCGCCGCAGGGACAAGAAGAACGTTCCCCACGGTGCCGCTCACATCAAGAGCACCTTCAACAACACGATCGTCTCGATCACCGATCCCGCAGGCAACGTCATCTCGTGGGCATCCTCGGGACACGTCGGCTTCAAGGGCTCGCGCAAGTCGACTCCGTTCGCCGCGCAGCTGGCCGCCGAGAACGCTGCCCGCAAGGCGCAGGAGCACGGCGTCAAGAAGGTCGACGTCTTCGTCAAGGGCCCCGGCTCGGGCCGCGAGACCGCGATCCGTTCACTGCAGGCCGCCGGCCTCGAGGTCGGCACCATCTCCGATGTCACCCCCCAGCCGCACAACGGCTGCCGTCCGCCCAAGCGGCGTCGCGTCTAA
- the rpsD gene encoding 30S ribosomal protein S4: MARYTGPVTRKSRRLRVDLVGGDQAFERRPYPPGQHGRARIKESEYLLQLQEKQKARFTYGVMEKQFRRYYQEAVTRPGKTGENLLRILESRLDNVVYRAGLARTRRQARQLVTHGHLLVNNKKVDIPSYRVSQYDIIDVREKSLATLPFQIARETQGDRPIPGWLQVVGSRLRILVHQLPERAQIDVPLQEQLIVEYYSK; this comes from the coding sequence ATGGCTCGTTATACCGGTCCCGTCACCCGTAAGTCGCGTCGTCTGCGTGTCGACCTCGTCGGAGGCGATCAGGCCTTCGAGCGTCGCCCCTACCCGCCCGGCCAGCACGGCCGCGCGCGGATCAAGGAGAGCGAGTACCTGCTCCAGCTGCAGGAGAAGCAGAAGGCTCGCTTCACCTACGGCGTCATGGAGAAGCAGTTCCGTCGCTACTACCAGGAGGCGGTCACCCGTCCCGGTAAGACCGGCGAGAACCTCCTGCGGATCCTCGAATCGCGTCTGGACAACGTCGTCTACCGTGCCGGCCTCGCCCGCACCCGGCGTCAGGCACGCCAGCTCGTCACGCACGGGCACCTTCTCGTGAACAACAAGAAGGTCGACATCCCCAGCTACCGCGTCTCCCAGTACGACATCATCGATGTCCGGGAGAAGTCGCTGGCGACGCTGCCGTTCCAGATCGCTCGCGAGACCCAGGGCGACCGCCCGATCCCGGGTTGGCTGCAGGTCGTGGGTTCGCGCCTGCGGATCCTGGTCCACCAGCTCCCCGAGCGCGCGCAGATCGATGTTCCGCTCCAGGAACAGCTGATCGTCGAGTACTACTCGAAGTAA
- the rpsM gene encoding 30S ribosomal protein S13: MARLMGVDLPREKRMEIALTYIYGIGRTRSHEILEATGVNPDLRSKDLGDDDLTKLRDYIEGSELKVEGDLRREVQADIRRKIEIGSYQGLRHRRGLPVRGQRTKTNARTRKGPKRTVAGKKK; the protein is encoded by the coding sequence ATGGCACGCCTCATGGGTGTCGATCTTCCGCGCGAGAAGCGCATGGAGATCGCACTGACCTACATCTACGGCATCGGCCGTACCCGCTCGCACGAGATCCTCGAGGCCACCGGCGTCAACCCGGACCTGCGCAGCAAGGATCTCGGCGACGACGACTTGACGAAGCTCCGCGACTACATCGAGGGCTCCGAACTCAAGGTCGAAGGTGACCTGCGCCGCGAGGTGCAGGCCGACATCCGTCGCAAGATCGAGATCGGGTCCTACCAGGGCCTGCGCCACCGTCGTGGCCTGCCCGTGCGTGGCCAGCGCACCAAGACCAACGCGCGTACCCGTAAGGGCCCGAAGCGCACTGTCGCCGGAAAGAAGAAGTAA
- the eccE gene encoding type VII secretion protein EccE, translating to MPTSRLVVAQLVGVALGLLAALSGAPVWAAVLVSVAVAAITLVCVGGWPLLDWVRTYWRYLRKPEYAPPHIVNFQSPTGQSVGLSWSGNGVVAVVEVLPPPGSLTQIRKEGFRSTHELPTDALAACLEQHDIGLSGIDIVSHGYRAATGSPATEVYDRLIGPLPATATRMVWLALRLEHDENLDAISRRGGGEDGASRAASIAATRVVRALADEGCRARILTAPEIQSAALHISRGVDPLTVGETWNHAPLPGVCNTGYSIDPRHLTKELLSGLWVPSSLGTTITIRVRPGSLPGHVQVGAACRMTTRTMPAPPKTPGLVSMRGRHRDALLANLPIAVPDLDDVMPAADVPVSQLRDLGLVPAGCGQLIGSDDYGYGIAARVAGPGVGMVYVAGELYLAQQLVFRAIATGARVLIHTDRPEAWTSLIDSIATPDRLRVAGEHPQTENRFNTVVFDGVSALPPRAGVTAIYLFADPSQWPATEPDLSIVQPDAIGDRITLSTGGTSISLMLVTISSETAFIGHPRSPDEFYPEPYQEPYQDEYRFQGEYQQHDEYQRHEYQGQYHGQA from the coding sequence ATCCCCACGTCTCGGCTCGTGGTCGCACAGCTCGTGGGCGTCGCGCTCGGCCTCCTCGCGGCGCTGAGCGGTGCCCCGGTGTGGGCGGCGGTGCTGGTCTCCGTGGCGGTCGCCGCGATCACGCTCGTCTGTGTCGGGGGTTGGCCACTCCTCGACTGGGTGCGGACGTACTGGCGATACCTGCGCAAGCCCGAGTACGCGCCGCCGCACATCGTGAACTTCCAGTCCCCCACCGGCCAGTCCGTGGGCCTGAGCTGGAGCGGCAACGGCGTGGTCGCCGTCGTCGAGGTGCTGCCGCCACCGGGAAGCCTCACCCAGATCCGCAAGGAAGGTTTCCGGTCCACTCACGAGTTGCCCACCGACGCGCTCGCCGCCTGCCTCGAGCAGCACGACATCGGTCTCAGCGGCATCGACATCGTCAGCCACGGCTACCGCGCCGCGACGGGCAGCCCGGCCACCGAGGTCTACGACCGCCTCATCGGTCCACTGCCCGCCACGGCCACCCGGATGGTGTGGTTGGCGTTGCGTCTCGAGCACGACGAGAACCTCGATGCCATCAGCCGCCGCGGCGGCGGCGAGGACGGCGCCTCGCGAGCGGCGAGCATCGCGGCCACCCGGGTCGTGCGCGCGCTCGCCGACGAGGGGTGCCGCGCCCGCATCCTCACGGCCCCGGAAATCCAGTCTGCGGCACTGCACATCAGCCGGGGCGTGGATCCGTTGACGGTCGGCGAGACCTGGAATCACGCGCCGCTTCCCGGCGTCTGCAACACCGGCTACTCCATCGACCCCCGGCATCTCACCAAGGAACTGTTGTCGGGTCTGTGGGTTCCGTCGAGCCTGGGCACGACGATCACGATCCGGGTGCGGCCGGGAAGCCTGCCCGGCCACGTCCAGGTCGGTGCCGCATGCCGAATGACCACGCGCACCATGCCTGCACCACCGAAGACTCCCGGTCTGGTGTCCATGCGCGGACGCCACCGCGATGCGCTCCTGGCGAACCTGCCGATCGCGGTTCCGGACCTCGACGACGTGATGCCGGCGGCGGATGTTCCGGTCTCACAACTGCGTGATCTGGGTCTGGTTCCGGCCGGATGCGGTCAGCTCATCGGATCCGACGACTACGGCTACGGCATCGCCGCCCGCGTCGCGGGCCCCGGAGTCGGCATGGTCTATGTGGCCGGTGAGTTGTACCTGGCGCAACAACTGGTCTTCCGTGCCATCGCCACCGGTGCACGGGTACTGATCCACACCGACCGCCCCGAGGCGTGGACGTCGCTCATCGACTCCATTGCCACCCCCGACCGTCTCCGGGTCGCCGGCGAACATCCCCAGACCGAGAACCGTTTCAACACCGTGGTTTTCGACGGGGTGAGCGCTCTTCCGCCACGTGCCGGTGTCACCGCGATCTATCTGTTCGCCGACCCGAGCCAGTGGCCGGCCACCGAACCCGATCTCTCCATCGTGCAACCGGATGCGATCGGCGACCGGATCACACTGTCCACCGGGGGCACCAGCATCTCCCTGATGCTGGTCACGATCTCCTCGGAAACGGCGTTCATCGGGCATCCGCGCTCCCCGGACGAGTTCTACCCGGAGCCCTATCAGGAGCCGTACCAGGACGAATACCGGTTCCAGGGTGAGTATCAGCAACACGACGAGTACCAGCGACACGAGTACCAGGGCCAGTATCACGGACAAGCCTGA
- a CDS encoding acyl-CoA dehydrogenase family protein, protein MPVQRMLPTEEAHDLVELTRDIADKVLAPQVDECEKTETYPEDVFPALGRAGLLSLPYPEEYGGGGQPYEVYLQVLEEIAARWTAVAVAVSVHSLSCFPLFTYGTDEQKQKWLPGMLGGETIGAYSLSEPQAGSDAAALTCRATEVDGGYRIDGSKAWITHGGRADFYTLFARTGEGSRGVSCFLVDKDTAGLTFGKPEEKMGLRAVPTTSAHYDGAFVPAERLLGGPGQGLPIAFSALDSGRLGIAAVAVGLAQRALDDAVAYAKERKAFGKAIIDHQGLGFVLADMAAAVDSARATYLDAARRRDAGLPYSRQASAAKLVATDAAMKVTTDAVQVFGGYGYTQDFPVERYMREAKITQIFEGTNQIQRLVIARHLAG, encoded by the coding sequence GTGCCCGTACAACGCATGCTTCCCACCGAAGAGGCCCACGACCTCGTCGAGCTCACCCGTGACATCGCCGACAAGGTCCTCGCACCACAGGTGGACGAGTGCGAGAAGACCGAGACCTACCCGGAGGACGTCTTCCCCGCCCTGGGCCGGGCGGGGCTGCTGAGCCTGCCGTACCCGGAGGAGTACGGCGGGGGCGGCCAGCCGTACGAGGTCTATCTGCAGGTGCTCGAGGAGATCGCGGCCCGGTGGACGGCCGTCGCCGTCGCGGTGAGCGTGCACAGCCTCTCGTGCTTCCCGCTGTTCACCTACGGCACGGACGAGCAGAAGCAGAAATGGCTACCGGGCATGCTCGGCGGAGAGACCATCGGCGCCTACAGCCTGTCCGAGCCCCAGGCCGGTTCCGACGCGGCAGCCCTGACGTGCCGCGCGACCGAGGTGGACGGTGGCTACCGCATCGACGGGTCGAAAGCATGGATCACCCACGGTGGCCGCGCCGACTTCTACACGCTGTTCGCGCGGACCGGCGAGGGGTCGCGCGGGGTCTCGTGCTTCCTCGTCGACAAGGACACGGCCGGTCTCACCTTCGGCAAGCCGGAGGAGAAGATGGGGCTGCGCGCGGTCCCGACGACGTCCGCACACTACGACGGCGCCTTCGTCCCCGCAGAGCGCCTCCTGGGCGGTCCGGGACAGGGCCTGCCCATCGCGTTCAGCGCTCTCGACTCGGGACGCCTCGGGATCGCCGCCGTCGCCGTGGGCCTCGCGCAGCGCGCGCTGGACGACGCTGTCGCCTACGCGAAGGAGCGAAAGGCGTTCGGCAAAGCCATCATCGACCATCAGGGCCTCGGTTTCGTGCTCGCCGACATGGCCGCGGCCGTGGACTCGGCCCGGGCCACCTATCTCGACGCGGCGCGCCGCCGCGACGCGGGCCTTCCCTACTCGCGGCAAGCGTCGGCCGCCAAACTCGTCGCGACCGATGCCGCGATGAAGGTCACCACCGACGCCGTCCAGGTGTTCGGCGGATACGGCTACACCCAGGACTTCCCGGTCGAGCGGTACATGCGAGAAGCCAAGATCACCCAGATCTTCGAGGGCACCAACCAGATTCAACGACTCGTCATCGCGCGGCACCTGGCGGGTTAG
- the eccB gene encoding type VII secretion protein EccB, whose product MASTPTTRWQVNGYRFLVRRMEHALVRRDVRMLHDPMKSQSRALVVGIVVASLGLAACGALAIFRPQDKIGNATIVVGKDSGAMYVAYEDTFRPVLNLASARLILGKADDPVTVKESEIADRPRASLVGIPGAPQTLANGEQAAWSVCDTVSGDGNRSVTTSVLVGDRVIGEGGARLDGGQALLVGTRDESYLVYDGKRARIDMSNPRVTRALELEGIAPRPVSRGLLNAVPEVAEIRAPYIPHAGSATDYDLGGKPVGSVVRVKGQDDDSWTHYVLLQDGIQEISGAVARLIMYSNPTSDATEVDSVNPAAIGGVASTRSPIAVDTFPRDSPEVIGTQDKLVSCLTWSMLEGSTAENPQGSELSLFAGRSLPISPDARTVKLAQADGSGDNADHVYVQPGRAGFVQSTGIEAGSTRRDSRFYVADTGVRFGIADATHEADSAKALGLDGVPALAPWQILGLLAPGPQLDRESALIAHDGVAPAPDPAGISLK is encoded by the coding sequence ATGGCGTCTACACCGACCACGCGGTGGCAGGTCAACGGCTATCGCTTTCTGGTGCGGCGCATGGAGCATGCGTTGGTGCGACGCGACGTGCGAATGCTGCACGACCCGATGAAGTCCCAGTCGCGCGCCCTGGTGGTCGGGATCGTCGTCGCGTCGCTCGGTCTGGCCGCGTGCGGTGCTCTCGCCATCTTCCGGCCGCAGGACAAGATCGGTAACGCCACCATCGTGGTCGGCAAGGACTCCGGCGCGATGTACGTCGCCTACGAGGACACCTTCCGGCCCGTGCTCAACCTCGCGTCCGCTCGGCTGATCCTCGGTAAGGCGGACGATCCGGTCACCGTCAAGGAGTCGGAGATCGCCGACCGTCCCCGGGCTTCTCTCGTCGGGATCCCCGGAGCCCCGCAGACACTCGCGAACGGGGAGCAGGCGGCCTGGTCGGTGTGCGACACCGTGTCCGGAGACGGCAATCGTTCGGTGACGACCTCGGTTCTCGTGGGGGACCGGGTGATCGGCGAAGGCGGTGCCCGATTGGACGGTGGTCAAGCCCTTCTCGTCGGCACCAGGGACGAGTCGTATCTGGTCTACGACGGCAAGCGCGCCAGGATCGACATGTCCAACCCTCGCGTCACGCGCGCCCTGGAACTGGAGGGCATCGCCCCCCGGCCGGTGAGTCGCGGCCTTCTCAACGCGGTGCCCGAGGTCGCCGAGATCCGGGCCCCGTACATCCCGCACGCCGGGAGCGCCACGGACTACGACCTCGGCGGGAAGCCGGTGGGTTCCGTGGTCCGCGTGAAGGGGCAGGACGACGACAGTTGGACCCACTACGTCCTGTTGCAGGACGGGATCCAGGAGATCAGCGGGGCCGTCGCACGGCTGATCATGTACTCGAACCCGACGTCGGACGCCACCGAGGTCGACAGCGTCAATCCGGCGGCCATCGGCGGCGTCGCCAGCACGCGGAGCCCCATCGCCGTGGACACCTTCCCTCGCGATTCTCCCGAGGTGATCGGCACCCAGGACAAGCTCGTCTCCTGCCTGACCTGGTCGATGCTCGAAGGATCCACCGCGGAGAACCCGCAGGGCTCCGAACTGTCGCTCTTCGCGGGCCGAAGTCTGCCGATCTCCCCCGACGCCCGAACGGTCAAACTGGCACAGGCAGACGGCTCGGGCGACAACGCGGACCACGTGTACGTACAGCCGGGTCGCGCCGGATTCGTCCAGTCCACCGGCATCGAAGCCGGTAGCACACGGCGGGACAGCCGCTTCTACGTCGCCGACACCGGTGTGCGCTTCGGGATCGCCGACGCCACGCACGAGGCGGATTCCGCGAAGGCCCTCGGGCTCGACGGAGTACCCGCGCTGGCTCCCTGGCAGATTCTGGGTCTCCTCGCCCCGGGGCCCCAACTCGATCGGGAATCCGCGCTCATCGCGCACGACGGTGTCGCTCCTGCGCCGGATCCGGCGGGAATCTCACTGAAGTGA
- a CDS encoding DNA-directed RNA polymerase subunit alpha gives MLISQRPTLTEEVIADNRSKFVIEPLEPGFGYTLGNSLRRTLLSSIPGAAVTSIRIDGVLHEFTTVPGVKEDVTDVILNLKGLVVSSEEDEPVTMYVRKQGPGAVTAGDIVPPAGVTVNNPDLHIATLNDKGKLEIELVVERGRGYVPAVQNKASGAEIGRIPVDSIYSPVLKVTYKVEATRVEQRTDFDRLVLDVETKNSITPRDALASAGKTLVELFGLARELNVEAEGIEIGPSPAEADHIAAFGLPIEDLDLTVRSYNCLKREGVHTVGELVGRTESDLLDIRNFGQKSIDEVKVKLHSLGLSLKDSPASFDPTTVAGYDAATGTWSDTDAGSFGDADGNEDYAETEQL, from the coding sequence ATGCTCATTTCTCAGCGACCGACGTTGACCGAAGAGGTCATCGCCGACAACCGTTCGAAGTTCGTCATCGAGCCGCTGGAGCCTGGCTTCGGGTACACCCTCGGTAACTCGCTGCGCCGCACCCTGCTCTCGTCGATCCCCGGCGCTGCTGTCACCAGCATCCGTATCGACGGAGTCCTGCACGAGTTCACGACCGTCCCCGGGGTGAAGGAAGACGTCACCGACGTCATCCTGAACCTCAAGGGTCTCGTCGTGAGCTCCGAAGAGGACGAGCCGGTCACCATGTATGTCCGCAAGCAGGGCCCCGGCGCTGTGACCGCGGGCGACATCGTGCCGCCGGCGGGCGTCACCGTGAACAACCCGGATCTGCACATCGCCACCTTGAACGACAAGGGAAAGCTGGAGATCGAGCTCGTTGTCGAGCGCGGTCGCGGCTACGTCCCTGCCGTCCAGAACAAGGCGTCCGGCGCCGAGATCGGCCGTATCCCGGTCGACTCGATCTACTCGCCGGTGCTGAAGGTCACCTACAAGGTGGAGGCCACCCGAGTCGAGCAGCGCACCGACTTCGACCGGCTGGTCCTCGATGTCGAGACGAAGAACTCGATCACGCCTCGGGACGCGCTCGCTTCGGCGGGCAAGACCCTGGTGGAGCTCTTCGGCCTCGCCCGTGAGCTGAACGTCGAAGCAGAAGGCATCGAGATCGGACCCTCGCCCGCCGAGGCCGACCACATCGCCGCCTTCGGTCTGCCCATCGAGGATCTGGACCTCACGGTCCGGTCCTACAACTGCCTCAAGCGTGAGGGCGTGCACACCGTCGGTGAGCTCGTGGGCCGCACCGAGTCCGATCTGCTCGACATCCGCAACTTCGGACAGAAGTCCATCGACGAGGTCAAGGTCAAGCTGCACTCGCTCGGCCTCTCGCTCAAGGACAGCCCCGCATCGTTCGATCCGACCACCGTTGCCGGCTACGACGCCGCCACCGGGACGTGGAGCGACACCGATGCCGGTTCCTTCGGCGATGCCGACGGGAACGAGGACTACGCCGAGACCGAGCAGCTCTAG
- the rplQ gene encoding 50S ribosomal protein L17, with product MPKPKKGARFGGSASHQKAIFANLATALFEHGRITTTEAKAKALRPYAEKLVTHAKGGTLANRREVLKVIRNKDVVHTLFAEIGPFYADRDGGYTRIVKTVPRKGDNAPMAIIELVKEKTVTSEADRARRVKASQDAPAAAAPAEENVVEAVEAEATDAEVANADAVVEGIEDETATAADATDVAEEDKKD from the coding sequence ATGCCCAAGCCCAAGAAGGGTGCCCGCTTCGGCGGGTCGGCTTCGCACCAGAAGGCGATCTTCGCCAATCTGGCCACCGCGCTCTTCGAGCACGGTCGCATCACCACCACGGAGGCCAAGGCCAAGGCCCTGCGTCCGTACGCCGAGAAGCTCGTGACGCACGCCAAGGGTGGCACCCTGGCGAACCGTCGCGAGGTCCTCAAGGTCATCCGCAACAAGGATGTCGTGCACACCCTGTTCGCGGAGATCGGCCCGTTCTACGCCGATCGTGACGGCGGATACACCCGCATCGTCAAGACCGTTCCTCGCAAGGGTGACAACGCTCCGATGGCGATCATCGAGCTCGTCAAGGAGAAGACGGTCACCTCCGAGGCCGATCGCGCTCGTCGCGTGAAGGCATCGCAGGACGCACCGGCTGCCGCGGCTCCCGCCGAGGAGAACGTGGTCGAGGCCGTCGAGGCCGAGGCCACCGACGCCGAGGTCGCGAACGCGGACGCCGTCGTCGAGGGCATCGAGGACGAGACCGCCACCGCGGCCGACGCCACCGATGTCGCCGAAGAGGACAAGAAGGACTAA
- a CDS encoding TetR/AcrR family transcriptional regulator, which produces MTRVVGKRAARRAELFDQLVGLFLDEGFAHLTLDDVAARLRCSKSTLYTLAESKDDLVRAATVHFFRRAADEVEEALARVDSGAGDRVTAYLEAVGDQLAPASARFMEDLARMPGARGVYEQNTAIAAERVRTLIAEGVGAGEFRSVSAEFVADVVASTMVRIQQRDVARATGFDDAQAYRELAALVTRGIAR; this is translated from the coding sequence ATGACAAGGGTGGTGGGGAAGCGGGCTGCACGCCGAGCGGAACTGTTCGACCAGTTGGTCGGGTTGTTCCTCGACGAGGGATTCGCACACCTGACGCTGGACGATGTGGCCGCGCGTCTGCGTTGCTCGAAATCGACCCTGTACACGCTCGCGGAGAGCAAGGACGACTTGGTCCGGGCGGCCACCGTGCACTTCTTCCGCCGGGCGGCGGACGAGGTCGAGGAGGCGCTCGCCCGCGTCGATTCCGGGGCCGGCGACCGGGTGACCGCGTATCTGGAGGCGGTGGGGGACCAGCTCGCACCTGCCTCGGCCCGGTTCATGGAGGATCTGGCGCGGATGCCCGGTGCTCGCGGGGTCTACGAGCAGAATACGGCGATCGCGGCCGAGCGGGTCCGCACCCTGATCGCCGAGGGCGTCGGCGCGGGTGAATTCCGTTCGGTGTCCGCGGAGTTCGTGGCGGATGTGGTGGCCTCCACGATGGTGCGTATCCAGCAACGGGACGTCGCGCGCGCCACCGGATTCGACGATGCACAGGCCTATCGGGAACTCGCGGCACTCGTCACCCGGGGAATCGCGCGGTAG
- a CDS encoding NADPH-dependent FMN reductase, whose protein sequence is MENRPLRLEIIVGSTRSGRIAPVVAHWFAEQARAHATFDVATLDLLDVELPVNLDETAVPAQFRERVAAADAFVVVTPEYNHGYPASLKTAFDSLKYEWRAKPIGFVSYGGVAGGLRATEQLRQVVAELHMVSVRQTVSFARVRKAFDAHGQTSDSVAQDSAPRLLAQLHWWASAVRGSEPYPG, encoded by the coding sequence ATGGAGAACCGTCCGTTGCGTCTCGAGATCATCGTGGGATCGACCAGGTCGGGACGTATCGCGCCCGTGGTCGCGCACTGGTTCGCCGAGCAGGCGCGGGCGCATGCGACGTTCGACGTCGCCACCCTCGATCTACTCGACGTCGAGCTACCCGTGAACCTCGACGAGACGGCCGTCCCCGCACAGTTCCGTGAACGTGTTGCTGCCGCCGACGCATTCGTCGTCGTCACCCCCGAGTACAACCACGGCTATCCGGCATCGCTGAAGACCGCATTCGACAGTCTGAAGTACGAGTGGCGTGCCAAGCCGATCGGATTCGTCTCGTACGGGGGAGTCGCGGGCGGTCTGCGTGCGACCGAGCAACTCCGCCAGGTGGTGGCCGAACTGCACATGGTGTCCGTGCGGCAGACGGTGAGTTTCGCGCGGGTTCGCAAGGCATTCGACGCGCACGGACAGACCTCCGATTCCGTCGCGCAGGATTCTGCCCCTCGGCTTCTCGCCCAACTGCACTGGTGGGCGTCGGCTGTCCGCGGATCGGAACCGTACCCCGGCTGA
- the truA gene encoding tRNA pseudouridine(38-40) synthase TruA, which yields MRLDIAYDGTDFSGWARQTGLRTVCGEIEEKLGAVLRTPLQLTVAGRTDAGVHARAQVAHVDVPAGVVPEDPGRLVRRLARFLPKDVRVLAVAVAPEHFDARFSALRRHYEYRITTAPFGAEPLRVRDTVSVPKVLDIERMRAASARLIGLHDFAAFCKRREGATTVRDLQRYEWSREGDVLTAQVSADAFCWSMVRSLVGAVLAVGEGRRRVEWIDELLGETKRSSSILVAPAHGLALVGVDYPSPEELAARNAVTRDVRTAPPGGGCC from the coding sequence TTGCGGCTCGACATCGCATACGACGGCACCGACTTCTCCGGATGGGCCCGCCAGACCGGCCTGCGCACGGTGTGCGGCGAGATCGAGGAGAAGCTCGGCGCGGTCCTTCGCACCCCGTTGCAGTTGACGGTCGCGGGCCGGACCGACGCGGGCGTGCACGCCCGCGCCCAGGTGGCGCACGTCGATGTGCCCGCGGGCGTCGTTCCCGAGGACCCCGGGCGACTGGTGCGGCGGCTGGCACGCTTCCTCCCGAAGGATGTTCGGGTTCTGGCGGTGGCCGTCGCACCGGAGCATTTCGATGCCCGGTTCTCCGCCCTGCGGCGCCATTACGAGTACCGCATCACCACGGCACCGTTCGGTGCCGAGCCGTTGCGTGTGCGTGACACCGTCTCGGTGCCGAAGGTTCTCGACATCGAGCGTATGCGCGCGGCGTCGGCGAGGCTGATCGGTCTGCACGACTTCGCGGCGTTCTGCAAGCGTCGGGAAGGCGCGACCACGGTGCGTGACCTGCAACGCTACGAGTGGAGTCGCGAGGGCGACGTTCTCACCGCGCAGGTCAGCGCCGATGCCTTCTGCTGGTCCATGGTGCGTAGCCTCGTGGGCGCGGTCCTCGCCGTGGGGGAGGGGCGCCGCCGCGTCGAGTGGATCGACGAACTGCTCGGTGAGACGAAGCGGTCGAGCTCGATACTCGTCGCGCCCGCGCACGGACTGGCACTGGTCGGCGTCGACTACCCGTCGCCGGAGGAGCTGGCCGCGCGCAACGCGGTCACACGCGACGTGAGGACGGCCCCTCCCGGTGGCGGCTGCTGCTGA